From a region of the Mercurialis annua linkage group LG1-X, ddMerAnnu1.2, whole genome shotgun sequence genome:
- the LOC126664635 gene encoding peroxidase 12, whose translation MASAKSLSPCLLLISFLLLAASFSAIEAQKRPPIKNGLSWSFYKKSCPKVESIIQKELKKIFKKDVGQAAGLLRLHFHDCFVLGCDSSVLLDGSAGGPSEKSELPNLSLRKQAFKIVNDLSSLLQKECGPVVSCSDIVALAARDSVVLTGGPDYDIPLGRRDGTKFAEVNATFEHLVGPQARVDEILRKLDRKGLDATDAVSLSGGHTIGIGHCTSFTERLYPVRDATMDQTFHKNLMLTCPKLDTHNTTNLDLRSPNKFDNKYFVDLMNRQGLFTSDQDLYTDKRTRGIVTSFAVNETLFFEKFVVGMLKMGQLEVLTGNQGEIRVNCSAMNPRKKYIVSVAEEDSDLDSGMGSLSEMR comes from the exons ATGGCTAGTGCTAAATCTTTGAGTCCTTGTCTCCTTTTGATCTCTTTTCTCCTGCTCGCTGCTTCTTTTTCTGCCATCGAAGCTCAAAAACGACCTCCTATCAAGAATGGCCTCTCATGGTCCTTCTACAAGAAGAGCTGCCCTAAAGTTGAATCCATTATCCAAAAAGAGCTCAAGAAAATCTTCAAGAAAGATGTTGGTCAAGCTGCTGGCTTGCTTCGTCTCCACTTCCACGACTGCTTCGTGCTG GGATGCGACTCGTCGGTGTTGCTGGATGGATCAGCAGGTGGACCCAGTGAGAAGTCTGAGCTTCCTAACTTGAGTTTACGTAAACAAgcttttaaaatcgtcaatgaTCTTAGTTCCCTTCTTCAAAAGGAGTGTGGCCCCGTCGTCTCTTGCTCCGACATCGTCGCCCTCGCCGCCCGCGACTCCGTCGTCCTG ACAGGCGGGCCAGACTATGACATTCCACTGGGAAGAAGAGACGGAACTAAATTTGCAGAAGTGAACGCAACTTTCGAACACTTAGTAGGACCACAAGCCAGAGTTGATGAAATCCTCAGGAAGCTTGACAGAAAAGGCCTTGATGCTACTGATGCAGTTTCCCTTTCCGGCGGCCACACTATCGGAATCGGACACTGCACTTCTTTCACCGAGCGTCTCTATCCAGTTAGAGATGCTACAATGGACCAGACTTTTCATAAAAATCTCATGCTAACTTGCCCTAAACTAGACACCCACAACACTACCAATCTAGACCTGAGGTCTCCAAACAAATTTGACAACAAATATTTTGTCGATCTCATGAACCGTCAAGGTCTGTTTACTTCCGACCAAGATTTGTACACCGACAAGAGGACAAGGGGCATTGTTACTAGCTTTGCTGTGAATGAAACTCTGTTCTTTGAGAAGTTTGTGGTGGGTATGCTAAAGATGGGGCAATTAGAGGTGTTGACCGGTAACCAAGGGGAAATTCGTGTTAATTGCTCCGCGATGAACCCGAGGAAGAAATATATCGTGTCTGTTGCTGAAGAGGATTCGGATTTGGATTCGGGTATGGGTTCGTTATCTGAGATGAGATGA